CACTTCAAAATCTTTGCTCAACAAGGTAGCGACCAATGTTCCCACTTTCCCTAAGCCAAGGGTCAATATTTTCTTCATGTTTTAAATTACAATTTTTTGATAAAATTTGAGGCAGCAAATTTATTCAATTTGACTACAAGCCAAAACTTATCCTGATTATATAAACATGAAGCTATACTAAATTTTTCAGTTAGGCATAGTCTGGAAAAATACCTCCTTTCCATTTGACATTGCAGCCAATGCTCGGAATTTGACGAGCATTGACCTCCTCCCCTGCTACGGTCGCATCTAATGCCGCACGAATATCTTTTCCCGTCACAGGTTTGCCATTGCCTGGTCTTGAAGCATCCAATTGACCTCGGTAAACGCACTTCAAATCGGCATCAAAAATGGAGAAGTCGGGCGTACAAACAGCTTTGTAGGCTTTTGCGACATCTTGTGTTTCGTCAAAAAGATAGGGAAAAGGATAGCCTACTTTTGCAGCCAATTCGGTCATTTTTTCGGGACTGTCTTGTGGGTATTTTTCAATGTCATTGCAGCTGATGGCTACAAATCCAACTCCCTGCGGCATATAATCGTTTGCCAATTGTACCAACTGTTCATTGACGTGAAGCACAAACGGGCAGTGATTGCAGGTGAACATCACTACGGTTGCTTTTTCACCTTTGATGTCTGTAAGGCTTTTGTATTCACCTGAAATGGTGTCGAATAAATTGAAATCAGGGGCTTCAAAACCCAATTCTACGGATACAGTTTCTGTTGCTGCCATGTTTTGATGGTTATTTTTTGTGGTTCTCAGACAAAATCTGTGAAAATAGACTTCGGAAGTTTAGATATTGAAAAACAATAGGGTTATTTTAGGTATTCATTTAACGTTTTGGAAAACAAAACTTCCAAAGTCTTTGCCACCTCCACAAAAATTGTCAGAGAACCTTTTTTGTTTATCGAATATTATTTTGCCAGATATTTGTCGAACCAACGTCCAATGTGTTCTAAACGCACTACTCTTCTATCTGTTCGCCCAATGCGTGACAATCCATGTGATTCATCGGGAAAAATCACCAATTCTGTATCTACTCCCAATTTCTTCAAGGCAATATAGACTTGCTCTCCCTGTTCCAAATTGCATCGGTAATCTTTTTCGCTGTGAATCACCAAAGTAGGCGTTTTGGCATTTCCGATGTATTTGATGGGTGACATTCGCCAAAAATTTTCCATGTCTTCAAAAGGAGGTTTGTCGCCAAAACACTGTTGGAAAATCCAATTGCCATCACTTGAACCCCACATACTCACCAGATTACTGACACAACGTTGGGTTACTCCTGCTTTGAAGCGATCCGTATGCCCAATAATCCAATTGGTCATATATCCACCGTAACTACCTCCTGTCACGCCCATTCGTTTGATATCAATATAGGGTAGTTTGGTCATGTAATCTGTCCAAGCCATCAAATCTTTGTAGTCTGCTCCACCCCAATCGTTCCAGATTGCCTTTGCGTGATTTTCACCATAGCCCTGCCCACCTCTCGGATTGCAAAAATACACGACATAACCTTTTGCAGCCAAATAGTAAAACTCGTGGGTAAATGCTTCGCCATATTGCAGCAAAGGGCCGCCGTGAATTTGTAGAATGGAAGGATATTTTTTCTTAGGATTGAAGTTAGGCGGTTTCACTATCCAACCTTGTAGGTCGTTCTCGTCTGCGCCTTTGAACCAAACTTCTTCAATTTCACCCAAATTCCGTTTTTGCAGCAGTTTATGGTTTAAATTCGTCAATACCTTGACTTTCTTTCCTTTTTTTACTGCAATTTGGCAAGGATCAGTCATTGTCCCCAAAACGACTGCCAATATGTTTTGCTCGGCATCATAACTGATAGGCCCTGCTACGCCTTTTTCATCCAAAACGGTGGACAATGATTTGTCCGAAAGCTGCAAATTGTGAATAGAGGCCCGTCCGTGTTTGGCGATTTGAAAGGTAATGGATTGGCTGTCTTTCGACCATACAGGTGCAGAGTGAGCGGGTACGCCCATTGTGTCATTAGTCGTGTAGGTATCGAGGTTGAGATCGTATTGTTTGGTGAGGTTTTCGGGTTCGGAAGAACCGTCTGCCTTTACCCGCCACAGGTTGTTGTTTCGATACCACTCCAATCCGTCTTTGGCAAGATAGGCAATCCACTCTCCATCGGGTGACCACGAAGGCAATTGAAGCTGACCAGCTTGTGTACTAATTTTCTGCTTTTTCTTGGTTTTTATCTCCATCACGAACAAGTC
The Chitinophagales bacterium genome window above contains:
- a CDS encoding thioredoxin family protein, which codes for MAATETVSVELGFEAPDFNLFDTISGEYKSLTDIKGEKATVVMFTCNHCPFVLHVNEQLVQLANDYMPQGVGFVAISCNDIEKYPQDSPEKMTELAAKVGYPFPYLFDETQDVAKAYKAVCTPDFSIFDADLKCVYRGQLDASRPGNGKPVTGKDIRAALDATVAGEEVNARQIPSIGCNVKWKGGIFPDYA
- a CDS encoding S9 family peptidase gives rise to the protein MTKNNTEKRITSKDLYDIQLISTCALSPDGQTVVYPVHWVEEKTEKKYANLWSVDTNTAKARQITFGKQMDTNPQWSPDGKSIAFTSNREEETQLYIIQFGGGEAEKMTDVKGSIGYFEWSPDGKKIVFNLQRKSKESIEQETDEQKKKLGVVARHYTKASYKFDGMGYKTDTHWGISVLTVKGKKVEDLTKGKKHDENHPTWSPDGKKIAYTSNISDDAHLATEAEDLFVMEIKTKKKQKISTQAGQLQLPSWSPDGEWIAYLAKDGLEWYRNNNLWRVKADGSSEPENLTKQYDLNLDTYTTNDTMGVPAHSAPVWSKDSQSITFQIAKHGRASIHNLQLSDKSLSTVLDEKGVAGPISYDAEQNILAVVLGTMTDPCQIAVKKGKKVKVLTNLNHKLLQKRNLGEIEEVWFKGADENDLQGWIVKPPNFNPKKKYPSILQIHGGPLLQYGEAFTHEFYYLAAKGYVVYFCNPRGGQGYGENHAKAIWNDWGGADYKDLMAWTDYMTKLPYIDIKRMGVTGGSYGGYMTNWIIGHTDRFKAGVTQRCVSNLVSMWGSSDGNWIFQQCFGDKPPFEDMENFWRMSPIKYIGNAKTPTLVIHSEKDYRCNLEQGEQVYIALKKLGVDTELVIFPDESHGLSRIGRTDRRVVRLEHIGRWFDKYLAK